From the genome of Glycine max cultivar Williams 82 chromosome 2, Glycine_max_v4.0, whole genome shotgun sequence, one region includes:
- the LOC100779859 gene encoding mucin-17 isoform X2, which produces MQDAFKQRQHQLGTLRSSSPRVMDRDDELALFLEMRNREKERNDLLRRAAEDFDAAAPLGSNPGNSTLFNVPSAAPAQARKTGADDFLNSENDKNDYDWLLTPPGTPLFPSLEMETSKTVMSQLGAPTVRPTPLKARFANSPSEHAGRSNLVSKQPASSPGLTSSGGGIRRPSSAGNLSELTGRSNSVIKQPASSPGWTSSGGGIRRPSSSGNLSEHSGRSNLVSKQSASSPGLTSSGGITRRHSSSGNIGSRSATPARRSTLTTVSKSSRPSTATTVSKSCRPSTPTTVSKSSRPSTPTTVSKSSRPSTPTSRTTTASTRTTVASTQTSGSSAKPMVSAPKTAVSVTKTTTVSAAKTTITSRSSTPLSRSTARSSTPTAKPTLPASRPTTRASTPARQPSTPSNVPTVSSPSVKTSSVSKSAPVMSRQPVPSRGTSPTVKSRSWKPSEMPGFSLDAPPNLRTSLPERPLSTTRGRPGASNPRSSSVEPTSSGRPRRQSCSPSRGCSNNGISRSTGSSMPAVNRAYSKANDNVSPVVMGTKMVERVINMRKLAPPRMDDKNSFHNLSGKSSSSPDSSGFGRSLSKKSLDMAIRHMDIRRRAPGNLRPSLMTKIPASSMYSVRSGPQRSRTASISGSPHASGSNASSEVSVNENGLCIDNSEIDDDIVSVRSGQSSATVQGR; this is translated from the exons ATGCAAGACGCCTTCAAGCAGAGGCAGCACCAATTGGGGACTCTCAGGTCCTCCTCTCCGCGCGTCATGGACAGGGACGACGAACTCGCCTTGTTCCTTGAAATGCGGAACCGCGAGAAGGAGCGCAACGATCTCCTGCGCCGCGCCGCAGAGGATTTCGACGCTGCAGCACCGTTAG GCTCAAATCCGGGGAATTCTACCTTGTTTAACGTTCCGTCCGCTGCGCCGGCGCAGGCGAGGAAGACCGGCGCTGATGATTTTCTCAATTCGGAGAATGATAAGAATGACTATGACTG GCTTCTAACCCCACCTGGGACTCCcctttttccttctttggaGATGGAAACATCAAAAACTGTTATGAGTCAGCTTGGGGCTCCAACTGTCCGTCCCACACCATTAAAAGCTAGA TTTGCTAATTCTCCGTCAGAACATGCTGGAAGGAGCAACTTAGTATCTAAACAACCAGCCTCCTCCCCTGGGTTGACCTCTTCAGGTGGTGGAATTAGGAGGCCCTCATCAGCTGGGAATCTGTCAGAACTTACTGGAAGGAGCAACTCAGTAATTAAACAACCAGCCTCCTCCCCTGGGTGGACCTCTTCAGGTGGTGGAATTAGGAGGCCCTCATCATCAGGAAATCTGTCAGAACATAGTGGAAGGAGCAACTTAGTATCTAAACAATCAGCCTCCTCCCCTGGGTTGACCTCTTCAGGTGGTATAACTAGGAGGCACTCATCATCAGGGAATATTGGGTCACGATCTGCAACTCCTGCTCGACGATCTACATTGACCACAGTTTCAAAATCATCTAGACCTTCAACAGCTACCACAGTTTCAAAATCGTGTAGACCTTCAACACCTACCACTGTTTCAAAATCATCCAGACCTTCAACACCTACCACTGTTTCAAAATCATCCAGACCTTCAACACCTACTTCTCGGACAACCACAGCTTCAACGAGGACGACCGTAGCTTCCACCCAGACCTCGGGTTCCTCAGCCAAGCCCATGGTTTCTGCTCCTAAGACTGCAGTTTCTGTCACTAAAACTACTACAGTATCTGCAGCTAAAACCACAATTACATCTAGATCCTCTACACCATTGTCAAGATCTACTGCAAGATCTTCAACACCAACAGCCAAGCCTACCTTACCTGCATCCAGACCTACAACAAGGGCATCAACCCCAGCTCGGCAACCGTCAACACCATCTAATGTACCCACTGTATCTTCTCCTTCAGTTAAGACTTCTTCAGTCTCCAAGTCAGCTCCTGTGATGTCAAGGCAGCCAGTACCATCCCGTGGCACTTCACCAACTGTGAAATCAAGATCATGGAAGCCATCTGAAATGCCTGGCTTTTCACTTGATGCTCCACCCAATTTGAGGACATCGCTTCCAGAAAGGCCACTGTCAACAACTAGGGGGAGGCCTGGAGCATCTAATCCACGGTCCTCATCTGTCGAGCCTACTTCTAGTGGTAGACCAAGGCGGCAATCATGCTCTCCTTCAAGAGGATGTTCCAACAACGGCATTTCTCGTTCAACTGGAAGCTCTATGCCAGCAGTTAATCGTGCGTATTCCAAGGCAAATGACAATGTGAGTCCTGTTGTAATGGGCACCAAAATGGTTGAGAGGGTAATAAATATGCGAAAATTAGCTCCACCAAGGATGGATGACAAGAACTCTTTCCATAATCTTTCTGGCAAGTCATCTTCATCTCCAGATAGCTCAGGCTTCGGAAGATCACTCTCGAAGAAATCCTTGGATATGGCTATTAGGCATATG GATATAAGGCGAAGGGCTCCAGGCAATTTACGGCCATCGTTGATGACAAAAATTCCTGCATCTTCAATGTATAGTGTGAGGTCCGGGCCTCAGCGTAGCCGAACTGCTAGTATCTCCGGCTCTCCTCATGCTTCTGGCAGTAATGCTAGTTCTGAGGTGAGTGTAAACGAAAATGGTCTTTGTATAGATAATAGTGAAATAGATGATGATATTGTTAGCGTGAGAAGTGGTCAATCTTCTGCCACTGTGCAGGGTAGGTAA
- the LOC100779859 gene encoding mucin-17 isoform X1 — protein MNRSFRAPESQMQDAFKQRQHQLGTLRSSSPRVMDRDDELALFLEMRNREKERNDLLRRAAEDFDAAAPLGSNPGNSTLFNVPSAAPAQARKTGADDFLNSENDKNDYDWLLTPPGTPLFPSLEMETSKTVMSQLGAPTVRPTPLKARFANSPSEHAGRSNLVSKQPASSPGLTSSGGGIRRPSSAGNLSELTGRSNSVIKQPASSPGWTSSGGGIRRPSSSGNLSEHSGRSNLVSKQSASSPGLTSSGGITRRHSSSGNIGSRSATPARRSTLTTVSKSSRPSTATTVSKSCRPSTPTTVSKSSRPSTPTTVSKSSRPSTPTSRTTTASTRTTVASTQTSGSSAKPMVSAPKTAVSVTKTTTVSAAKTTITSRSSTPLSRSTARSSTPTAKPTLPASRPTTRASTPARQPSTPSNVPTVSSPSVKTSSVSKSAPVMSRQPVPSRGTSPTVKSRSWKPSEMPGFSLDAPPNLRTSLPERPLSTTRGRPGASNPRSSSVEPTSSGRPRRQSCSPSRGCSNNGISRSTGSSMPAVNRAYSKANDNVSPVVMGTKMVERVINMRKLAPPRMDDKNSFHNLSGKSSSSPDSSGFGRSLSKKSLDMAIRHMDIRRRAPGNLRPSLMTKIPASSMYSVRSGPQRSRTASISGSPHASGSNASSEVSVNENGLCIDNSEIDDDIVSVRSGQSSATVQGR, from the exons ATGAATCGGAGCTTCAGAGCGCCGGAATCGCAAATGCAAGACGCCTTCAAGCAGAGGCAGCACCAATTGGGGACTCTCAGGTCCTCCTCTCCGCGCGTCATGGACAGGGACGACGAACTCGCCTTGTTCCTTGAAATGCGGAACCGCGAGAAGGAGCGCAACGATCTCCTGCGCCGCGCCGCAGAGGATTTCGACGCTGCAGCACCGTTAG GCTCAAATCCGGGGAATTCTACCTTGTTTAACGTTCCGTCCGCTGCGCCGGCGCAGGCGAGGAAGACCGGCGCTGATGATTTTCTCAATTCGGAGAATGATAAGAATGACTATGACTG GCTTCTAACCCCACCTGGGACTCCcctttttccttctttggaGATGGAAACATCAAAAACTGTTATGAGTCAGCTTGGGGCTCCAACTGTCCGTCCCACACCATTAAAAGCTAGA TTTGCTAATTCTCCGTCAGAACATGCTGGAAGGAGCAACTTAGTATCTAAACAACCAGCCTCCTCCCCTGGGTTGACCTCTTCAGGTGGTGGAATTAGGAGGCCCTCATCAGCTGGGAATCTGTCAGAACTTACTGGAAGGAGCAACTCAGTAATTAAACAACCAGCCTCCTCCCCTGGGTGGACCTCTTCAGGTGGTGGAATTAGGAGGCCCTCATCATCAGGAAATCTGTCAGAACATAGTGGAAGGAGCAACTTAGTATCTAAACAATCAGCCTCCTCCCCTGGGTTGACCTCTTCAGGTGGTATAACTAGGAGGCACTCATCATCAGGGAATATTGGGTCACGATCTGCAACTCCTGCTCGACGATCTACATTGACCACAGTTTCAAAATCATCTAGACCTTCAACAGCTACCACAGTTTCAAAATCGTGTAGACCTTCAACACCTACCACTGTTTCAAAATCATCCAGACCTTCAACACCTACCACTGTTTCAAAATCATCCAGACCTTCAACACCTACTTCTCGGACAACCACAGCTTCAACGAGGACGACCGTAGCTTCCACCCAGACCTCGGGTTCCTCAGCCAAGCCCATGGTTTCTGCTCCTAAGACTGCAGTTTCTGTCACTAAAACTACTACAGTATCTGCAGCTAAAACCACAATTACATCTAGATCCTCTACACCATTGTCAAGATCTACTGCAAGATCTTCAACACCAACAGCCAAGCCTACCTTACCTGCATCCAGACCTACAACAAGGGCATCAACCCCAGCTCGGCAACCGTCAACACCATCTAATGTACCCACTGTATCTTCTCCTTCAGTTAAGACTTCTTCAGTCTCCAAGTCAGCTCCTGTGATGTCAAGGCAGCCAGTACCATCCCGTGGCACTTCACCAACTGTGAAATCAAGATCATGGAAGCCATCTGAAATGCCTGGCTTTTCACTTGATGCTCCACCCAATTTGAGGACATCGCTTCCAGAAAGGCCACTGTCAACAACTAGGGGGAGGCCTGGAGCATCTAATCCACGGTCCTCATCTGTCGAGCCTACTTCTAGTGGTAGACCAAGGCGGCAATCATGCTCTCCTTCAAGAGGATGTTCCAACAACGGCATTTCTCGTTCAACTGGAAGCTCTATGCCAGCAGTTAATCGTGCGTATTCCAAGGCAAATGACAATGTGAGTCCTGTTGTAATGGGCACCAAAATGGTTGAGAGGGTAATAAATATGCGAAAATTAGCTCCACCAAGGATGGATGACAAGAACTCTTTCCATAATCTTTCTGGCAAGTCATCTTCATCTCCAGATAGCTCAGGCTTCGGAAGATCACTCTCGAAGAAATCCTTGGATATGGCTATTAGGCATATG GATATAAGGCGAAGGGCTCCAGGCAATTTACGGCCATCGTTGATGACAAAAATTCCTGCATCTTCAATGTATAGTGTGAGGTCCGGGCCTCAGCGTAGCCGAACTGCTAGTATCTCCGGCTCTCCTCATGCTTCTGGCAGTAATGCTAGTTCTGAGGTGAGTGTAAACGAAAATGGTCTTTGTATAGATAATAGTGAAATAGATGATGATATTGTTAGCGTGAGAAGTGGTCAATCTTCTGCCACTGTGCAGGGTAGGTAA
- the LOC100780394 gene encoding protein yippee-like yields the protein MGRLFVTHLEGQIYSCKHCRTHLALYEDIVSKSFHSRHGRAYLFSKVVNVTVGVNEDRQMLTGMHTVADIFCVGCGSIVGWRYETAHEKSQKYKEGKSVLERYKVSGPDGNNNNNYWVSHEAHVGGSDADDA from the exons ATGGGGAGGCTGTTTGTGACCCATCTGGAGGGGCAGATCTATAGCTGCAAACACTGCCGCACCCACCTTGCTCTCTATGAAGACATCGTTTCCAAG TCTTTCCACAGCAGACATGGGAGAGCTTATCTCTTCAGTAAGGT CGTGAATGTTACTGTTGGAGTAAATGAGGACAGACAGATGCTCACTGGGATGCATACTGTGGCTGACATTTTCTGTGTGGGCTGTGGATCAATTGTGGGTTGGAGATAT GAGACTGCTCATGAAAAAAGCCAGAAGTACAAGGAAGGAAAATCTGTACTTGAACG GTACAAGGTGTCAGGTCCTGAtggcaataataataataattattgggTCAGCCATGAAGCACATGTTGGTGGAAGTGATGCAGATGATGCTTAG